CAAACGCAATCAACTAAAGACTAAAGACTAAAGACTAAAGACTACCAGCTAGACTTGACAACTCCCGGCAACAGGCCTTGGTGTGCCCATTCCCGCATAACGTTGCGAGACAGACCAAAATCCCGGTATACGCCTCTAGGACGCCCAGTCACCCAGCAGCGATTCCGCAGTCGTGTGGGCGCACTGTTGCGCGGCAGTTGCTGTATCTGCCGATGAATCGTCAGCTTCTGTTGTTGGGTTGTTGCATTCTCAAATGCTTCCTGCAACGTTTCACGCTTAGCGGCATACTTATCTACCAGCTTCTGGCGTTTTTTCTCCCGCTCAATCATGCTCTTTTTAGCCATGAATTATCCTACTTTGTTCCAGCAATAAAGACACCATTCTCCATTCTAGCGGATGGTATCAATTAGAAGCTTCCACAATTTGAGGAGATGTGGCGAGGCTAATATTCACAGAATCTGAGGGCGACAAATTAGCAGAAGGACACAAATCCGCAAGGACACAAGCATGGCACACCGGATTTTTGGCTTTACAAATTGCCCGACCATGATAGACCAACCGAATTGACCAGTTTTCCCAATCCTCTAGGGGCAATAGTCTCATTAAATCTCGCTCTATCCGCACTGGGTCTGTATATTCTGTCAAACCCAATCGGTAGCTGAGGCGCTTCACATGAGTATCCACTGTTACGCCTTGATTGATGCCGTAAGCGTGAGCCAGAACGACATTCGCCGTCTTTCGCGCTACTCCTGGTAATTCCAGCAACAATTCCATTCGTTTTGGCACCTGTCCTTTAAATTTCTCCACAATCAGGACGCAGGCACCTTGAATATTTTTAGCTTTATTGCGATAAAAGCCGGTTGAACGGATCAGGGTTTCCAACTCGGCAATATCAGCGTTTGCCAAAGCTGGGGCGTCGGGAAACCGAGAAAATAAGGAGGGGGTTACTTGATTCACCCGTTCATCGGTACATTGAGCGGAGAGAATGGTTGCGACCAATAACTGTACCGGCGTCTCGTAGTTCAGCGTACAGGGTGCATCTGGATACAATCGCTTCAGGCGAATCAAAATCTCCAAAGCACGCTGCTGCTTAGCTGACCATGTACGGGTAATGTTCATAAATCGTCAATTGTCTAGTTGGTAGGGGCGCATGACCCTGCGCCCGTACAGGTCAGTTATCCATTGTTAAAAACGATAGACAACTGCGTTCATTGCAAGAGTTTTTGAACCCACTCCAGGTTAGCAGTGTCTCGAACAATCAAGAAAATTCCCAAACCCAGAAGCAACATCAAACCAGTTTGCATAATGCCATCTTGGATTTGAGTCGGCAAAGGTTTACCCCGCAAGCCTTCAATCAATAAGAAAGCTAGTTGACCACCATCGAGAGCCGGTAGCGGCAATATGTTGATAATCGCAAGGTTAATGCTGATCAAGGCAGCAAACTGAAACAGATTCGCTGCGTCTGACTTGGCAATACTGGCACCAAGTTCCACAATTTTAACCGGCCCAGCAACCTGATCGGCTGTTTCGCCAAAGTTACTGATCAGTTGTACAAAGCCCTGAGCCGTTAAAACGACAAATTCTTGGTACTTTGTAGCCGCAGTGGTCAAAACTTCTACAGGATTCTTGAGGTGCCGACGCACTACTTTGCCGCTAGGAGCTAGCTGGACACCGATGCGACCTTTCCCATCGCTTCCGGGTTGCGGTGTCACGGTCAGGGAAATGATTTGACCTTGACGTTCAACGCTCAGGGGGACCGGCTGGTTGGGATTATTTTGAATGACCTCCATAAGCTTTGGAATGGCTTCCTTGGAGGCTTTCAGTGGTTGACCGTCTGCTAAGAGAATAATGTCTCCTGCTTTGATGCCAGCCTTGAGTGCAGCCGAACTTACGTCTGAGGCGACTTGGGGAACCAAGACACCAGGCTGATAATTAAATTCCTGAACGCCTACGAGACCCAGTTGAGTCGCTAGCAGCAAGTAAGCAAATAGCAAGTTGGCGATGACACCAGCGCTAATGACAATGGCTCTGTCGAGAATGGGTCGGTTGCGTAATAGATTGGGGTCTTCTGGAGGAATATCACTGTCGGGGTCATCATCAGGGAAACCGACAAATCCGCCTAAGGGAAAAGCCCGGATGGCATATTCGGTTTCCGGTCCCTGGTACTTCCAGAGGATCGGCCCAAAGCCGAGGGAGAAGCGGTTGACGTGAATTCCTTGAAGACGAGCTGCCATGAAATGACCCAGCTCATGTACCACAATCAAAAGCGCCAAGACTGCGATCGCCGCAAAAACAGGCATATTAATAATTAATTCAACTAACTACATACTTCTTCATTCTACGGTGTTGCGTCCGGAAGCTGGGTGAGTTCAGGGAAGAGGAGCCGGAAAGCATCAAAATACAGAGTGAGGAATTCCTTCTTCGCCTCCCCGCAGAAATCGCTTCACCAAGCGCTCCCACTCTCGCCAACTTCAAATTTCATCGGGTGGTTAATGAAATGATTAAAAAAGATAGTTGACAGATGCTGAAAATTTTGAGAATCTAGATAAAGATAAAGTTTTGCGGGTATAGCTCAGTGGTAGAGCGTCACCTTGCCAAGGTGAATGTCGCGCGTTCGAATCGCGTTACCCGCTCTTCTGGTTAAAATCATATAAGAAGTAGCCCTTTCTTCAGGCATAGGTCTTCAGAGGTACAGAGGATAAATCTGATTATCTATAAGTCGGAGCATTTCTAGGCAAAGGTTTACAGTGTTAAAATTCGCCTAGATTGTCTGTGTCTTTAAAGGCATTCATTCAGTAGTACCCAGTCCGAAGAAAGGCGGTTGCTAGGTGCAAACTAAAAAAAGTCTAACAGACGAACCCGGTTCCGAAAATCTTAAGTTAACACTTTCATATCTTTGTTTAAATAGCGCTTGTGCCATCTCAGAAAGATCAGAAGATTGACTTAAATAACGATTACCCGTGCCCATGCCGACGTAGAGGGCGTTTAGTACCGATTACGCTGACAGAAGCGTTTGGCTGCGATCGCTGTCAGCAAATCTTCGTGGTTGAAGAGAGTGGGTATGCGATCGAACAACTGTCTACAAGCTATCCCTACAAGCGATCGTGGCGGTGGACGGGTCATCGCTGGAGTACTGCTCATCCAGGGCTTGGGGACAGCTACCTACCTGTTTCCTTAGGAATCATTGCGGTGGTACTGATCGCAGGGCTTTGCTTAGCTCAGATTTCACCTCCCGCCCCTCCTGGTATCATTATTGTGCTGTGTGCGATGGTGAGCGTGTTGGCGCTATTGGTGCCAGCGCTGATCATCTGGCTGACTCACCGACGTTAGCCCAATGGCAATCAACGATATTACTCCGACCCCCGACCCAATGAACGCTGTTCGTCGCGCTTATGAAGCTTCCCTGGAATTGGCAACTACCAAGGGAGTAGAGCGCAGCCGTGCTGTCGCCGCAATGGCGCAGGCACTTCAGAGATCCTTAGACGATATTTTGGAAGCAAACACCCTGGATCTGGAAGCCAGTCGCGAAATGGCAGCACATGAGCTGATTTTAGATTGGCTGAAGCTGACACCTGAGCGGCTGCAAACCACCATCCACATTTTGCAACGGTTAGCTGAGTTGTCCGATCCGATCCGGCGGGTGATGAACGCGACTTATCAGCTAGAACACTCGCAAACTTACTCCCAGCTAATGCCGCTGGGGGTCATTGCATTGATTTACGAAGCCTTTCCGGAGCTAGGAGCGATCGCTGCCGGGATGTGTCTGAAAACTGGTAACAGCCTGATTCTCCGAGGTGGAAGTGAAGCTAGCCACTCGAATACGGTCATTGCCCAAGTTCTACAATCAGCCTTAGAACGAGCAGGTATGCCACCGGGTTGTCTGGAGCTACTACCATCAGAGCAAGGCGCTTCCATTCGGGATTTAGTCATTCAAGACCGATACATTAATTTGGTGATTCCCTATGGTCGCCCTAGTTTAGTCCAAAAAGTGATCCAGCTCTCAACTGCACCCGTCTTAAAGTCGGCGATGGGAAACTGCTACCTCTATTGGTCGCCTACGGGTAGCTTAGAGATGGCTCGGAACGCAATTTTAGACAGTCATCAAAGCGAGCCAGACCCTGTTAATGCGATTGAAAAGGTTTTGATTCATCCAGCTTGCAAACCTTCTTCTCTAACAATGCTTTGGAACAGTCTTAAGGAAAAAGGGTTTCAACTCAGAGGAGATAGGGATTTGGTGACACAATTTCCAGATTTGAAACTAGCTAATGAATTAGAGTGGAGTCAAGCCTATCTTGATAAGATTGTGGCTTTTAAACTGGTAGAGAGTATCGAGGAAGCCATTATTTGCATTAATCAATACAGCAGCGGTCACGCCGACTGTCTAGTTTCTGAATCCTATCAAGAAAGCCGCCAATTTGCTCTCGGCGTTAATAGTGCCTCAGTCTATCTCAATTCTTCTCCCCGATTTTCGCGTAACCCCAAGGGCGGAGACTCCTTATTTCTGGGAATGTCTAACCAAAAAGGACATCGCCGAGGGCCAATTGGCTTAGAATCTTTTACCACCGTTAAGCACGTCGTGCAGGGACACAACTAAAAAGGCAAAAGAGAGAAGGATGAAGGGAAAACTGCTTCATCCTTCATCCTTTCTTTCCGCTCTCTTTTGCCTTTTAACTATTTATTGTTTACTCTCTTCGACCAGTTTTACCTTTGAGGCTAAACCGAGCGACTGAAGAAATTGAATGGTCATCCACGTTAGGTCAATTTCCCACCACTTTAAGCCATGTCGAGCGGAATATTGAAAAGCATGGTGGTTGTTGTGCCAACCTTCGCCATAGGTGAGTAAAGCCACCCACCAACAATTAGTCGAGCGATCCTCAGATTCGTAAGTGCGATAGCCAAATTTA
This DNA window, taken from Coleofasciculus sp. FACHB-T130, encodes the following:
- the rpsN gene encoding 30S ribosomal protein S14: MAKKSMIEREKKRQKLVDKYAAKRETLQEAFENATTQQQKLTIHRQIQQLPRNSAPTRLRNRCWVTGRPRGVYRDFGLSRNVMREWAHQGLLPGVVKSSW
- the rseP gene encoding RIP metalloprotease RseP; amino-acid sequence: MPVFAAIAVLALLIVVHELGHFMAARLQGIHVNRFSLGFGPILWKYQGPETEYAIRAFPLGGFVGFPDDDPDSDIPPEDPNLLRNRPILDRAIVISAGVIANLLFAYLLLATQLGLVGVQEFNYQPGVLVPQVASDVSSAALKAGIKAGDIILLADGQPLKASKEAIPKLMEVIQNNPNQPVPLSVERQGQIISLTVTPQPGSDGKGRIGVQLAPSGKVVRRHLKNPVEVLTTAATKYQEFVVLTAQGFVQLISNFGETADQVAGPVKIVELGASIAKSDAANLFQFAALISINLAIINILPLPALDGGQLAFLLIEGLRGKPLPTQIQDGIMQTGLMLLLGLGIFLIVRDTANLEWVQKLLQ
- the nth gene encoding endonuclease III — encoded protein: MNITRTWSAKQQRALEILIRLKRLYPDAPCTLNYETPVQLLVATILSAQCTDERVNQVTPSLFSRFPDAPALANADIAELETLIRSTGFYRNKAKNIQGACVLIVEKFKGQVPKRMELLLELPGVARKTANVVLAHAYGINQGVTVDTHVKRLSYRLGLTEYTDPVRIERDLMRLLPLEDWENWSIRLVYHGRAICKAKNPVCHACVLADLCPSANLSPSDSVNISLATSPQIVEASN
- a CDS encoding glutamate-5-semialdehyde dehydrogenase → MAINDITPTPDPMNAVRRAYEASLELATTKGVERSRAVAAMAQALQRSLDDILEANTLDLEASREMAAHELILDWLKLTPERLQTTIHILQRLAELSDPIRRVMNATYQLEHSQTYSQLMPLGVIALIYEAFPELGAIAAGMCLKTGNSLILRGGSEASHSNTVIAQVLQSALERAGMPPGCLELLPSEQGASIRDLVIQDRYINLVIPYGRPSLVQKVIQLSTAPVLKSAMGNCYLYWSPTGSLEMARNAILDSHQSEPDPVNAIEKVLIHPACKPSSLTMLWNSLKEKGFQLRGDRDLVTQFPDLKLANELEWSQAYLDKIVAFKLVESIEEAIICINQYSSGHADCLVSESYQESRQFALGVNSASVYLNSSPRFSRNPKGGDSLFLGMSNQKGHRRGPIGLESFTTVKHVVQGHN